CATACGCCATCGCCGTCGGCAACCGCGCCAGCCTGCGCGGCCTCAACATTATAGGCCTGAAGCGTTCCGGCCTGCCAAGGTCCGAAATCCATTTGCTGCGGAAAGCTTACAAGACGATCTTCGACCGTTCCCGAACCGTTGGCGAAAACATCGAGTTCGCCAAAGCAGAGTTCGCTTCGTCCCCAACCGCGATGAAGATCATCGATTTCATCACCAGTCGCGGCAAGCGGCACTATGCGGTGCCATCGCTCAAGGGTGGCGATGGCGACGATGCCGATGATGAAGACTAAGACAGCGGTAAGCGGTCTTGATCTCCCGCCTGATGCCAGGGTTGGCATCATCGCCGGCGGCGGCAGTCTTCCGGTCGAAGTCGCGCAAGGCTTGGCCACACGAGGGTATCCGCCTTTCCTCCTGTTGATGGAAGGCGAAGCTGATCGCGAGCGGGACCTGCGTCTATACGAGCATGACAGCCTGGCCCTGGAGCAGATCGGCTCCCTGGTACCGACGCTGAAGCGATATGGAATCACGCATCTGGTTCTGGCCGGCGAAATCAAACGCAGGCCGCAATTGGCCAGGATTCGCCTGAGCCTTGGCCTGCTGGCGATTTTGCCCTCGGTGATCATGGCGCTGGCGCGTGGCGATGACGGCCTGCTGAAGGTCGTGACACGCGGTCTGGAAAGGCGGGGCATCAAGGTGATCGGCGCGCATCAGGTCGTTCCCGAACTCGCCGCCGCCGAAGGCACGCTGACCGCCACGGCACCGAAGCAATCGGACTGGCGTGACATCGAAGCGGCGAGGCAGGCAGCCAAGGCCATCGGCGCACTCGATATCGGCCAGGCGGCTATTGCCATCGGTGGTAGGGCGATCGCGCTCGAAGGCATCGAAGGTACGCACGGCCTGCTCGAAAGAACACGAGAGCTGCGCGGCCATGGCCGGCTTGCCGGCAAGACCCGTGGGGTTCTGGTCAAGTGTGCCAAACCTGGCCAGGAATTGCGCGCCGACCTGCCGTCGATCGGACCACAGACGGTCGAGGCGGCGCATGCGGCCGGGCTTGCCGGCATCGCGGTCGAGGCTGGACGTTCGCTGATCCTCGAAGGTCCGGTGACGCTGGGGCGCGCCAATGCGCTCGGCCTGTTCATCGTCGGCCTGCCAGCAACGGAGCCGCCACATGGCTGACAAGGCGCTGAAGATCGCAATCGTGGCCGGTGAAGAATCCGGCGATCTGCTGGGCGCCGACATCGTGCGTTCGCTGAAGGCATTGACAGGCCGCGAGGTGCAACTCGTCGGCCTTGGCGGTCGCCATTTGCAGGGGCTAGGGCTGGTTTCGCCCTTCGATGCCGGCGAGGTCGCGCTGATGGGTTTCAGTGCCGTCCTGCGCGATCTGCCGCGCCTGATGCGGCGGATCGGCCAGATGGCCGGGATGATCGCGGACGCGAAGCCGGATTGCCTGATCACCATCGACAGTCCGGACTTTTCGCTGCGCGTTGCCAGGAAGGTACGCGCGGCCAACCCGTCGATCCCGATCGTCCACTATGTCTGCCCGAGCGTCTGGGCGTGGCGGCCGGGCAGGGCGGTGGCGATGAAGCCCTATGTCGATCACATATTGTGCATCCTGCCGTTCGAAGTGAAGGAACTCGCCAGGCTTGGCGGCCCGCCCGGCACCTATGTCGGGCACCGTCTCGCCCATGACGCGGGTGTGCTCTCGGCGGCGAAGGCTCAGGGGCAGCCGCGCGACCTTTCGCCGGACCGCGTGAAGACGCTGCTTGTCTTGCCCGGCTCGCGGCGCGGCGAGGTGCGGCGACTGCTGGAGCCGTTTGGC
The genomic region above belongs to Mesorhizobium sp. B4-1-4 and contains:
- a CDS encoding LpxI family protein, coding for MATMPMMKTKTAVSGLDLPPDARVGIIAGGGSLPVEVAQGLATRGYPPFLLLMEGEADRERDLRLYEHDSLALEQIGSLVPTLKRYGITHLVLAGEIKRRPQLARIRLSLGLLAILPSVIMALARGDDGLLKVVTRGLERRGIKVIGAHQVVPELAAAEGTLTATAPKQSDWRDIEAARQAAKAIGALDIGQAAIAIGGRAIALEGIEGTHGLLERTRELRGHGRLAGKTRGVLVKCAKPGQELRADLPSIGPQTVEAAHAAGLAGIAVEAGRSLILEGPVTLGRANALGLFIVGLPATEPPHG
- the lpxB gene encoding lipid-A-disaccharide synthase — protein: MADKALKIAIVAGEESGDLLGADIVRSLKALTGREVQLVGLGGRHLQGLGLVSPFDAGEVALMGFSAVLRDLPRLMRRIGQMAGMIADAKPDCLITIDSPDFSLRVARKVRAANPSIPIVHYVCPSVWAWRPGRAVAMKPYVDHILCILPFEVKELARLGGPPGTYVGHRLAHDAGVLSAAKAQGQPRDLSPDRVKTLLVLPGSRRGEVRRLLEPFGETVSMLRARGHRLRLILPTVPHVADTVRSAVTRWDEKPETILEPERKWQAFGKADAALIASGTVSLELALSGVPMVSCYRLDPVARVVAPYLVTVWSALLPNLISDRALIPEFYNEYVKPNNLARQLEGLLTDTGIRAWQKDGFAEIARRMATDRPSGEIAAQVVMECVRKRVSSE